The following nucleotide sequence is from Allocatelliglobosispora scoriae.
CAGGCCCGCGCGTACGCCTCCTGCACCGAATCCTGCGCCTCGGTGACGTCACCGGTATGCAGGTAGACGAAGCCCAGCAACCGCTGCCTGCTTCGTCGATAAAACTCGTCGAATCCCTCGACGTCCTCCACCAACCACCTCCGGTGACCCCCAACTCAGGAGATACGTCCTGGAAGGACGGTTGGTTGCAGACCGGCCTACGTTAGTTTGACGGGAACGCAGGCGGAGCCGAGCGCGATGCCCGTGTCCGCGGCGACGGCGAGCCCGCCCGCGTAGACCACCGGCCCGTCCACATCGTTCGGTGCGACGCCGAAGGTCTCCGGGATGGTCGAGTGCCCGTGCACGATCCGCGAGCCGCCCAGCGCCGCCAGCATGGCCTTGACGTTGGTGATGCCGCGCTTGGCGTCGAGGAACTCGAAGCGCCGGAAGAGCACCCGGGTCTGGATGCCGAAGGTCGCCGGATCGGGGTGTGCGACGAATCCCCGGACGTAGGCGTTGATCTCGGCGATGCTGTCGCCGAACTCCAGGTAGCCCGTGGTGTCGGCGTGGATGAGCAGGTGGTCGTCGATGAGCGCGACGGCGGGCAGGGCGGCGATCCAGTCCTGCCGGTCGGGGGTGAGCCCGACCAGGTCGGAGTCCTGGCCGCCGTTGAGCGCCCACACCTGCACGACGCTGCGGACCTCGCTGACGGGCGCGTTCGGCACCAGCTTGGCGCCGTAGAGCAGCAGGTCGTGGTTGCCGATGACGCAGCCGACCTCGCCACCCGCGGCGGCCGCCTGGGGCTGCAGGCCGCGGATCAGGTCGATCACGCCGATGCCGTCGGGGCCGCGGTCGGTCAGGTCGCCGAGAAACCACAGCTTGTCCGTGCCGCCGACCCAGCCGCCGGAGTCGCCGATGAGCCCGGCCTCCTGCAGCGCGTCGGTCAACTGGACGAGATGTCCGTGGACATCACCGACCACATAGAGCGCCATCGGGACACCTTAGCCCATGAAGATCCGCTCCACGACGGCTCTCGCTCGGCGCGTGCCGCGCAGGTAGTCGTCGAGGAATTCGCCCGGGTCACCCGCGGCGAGCACCCTGGCTATCCCGGCGAGTTCCGGCCCGTGCCGGGGCAGTTGATCACCCGCTCGGCCGCGGATGAGTGTCAATGCGTTGCGGACCCGGCCGGCGAGCTGCCAGGCGGCGGCGAGCACCGCGGCGTCCATCGGGGAGACGAGCCCGGCGTCCTGCGCGGCGGCGAGCGCCGTGAGGGTCCTGGTGGTCCGCAGTCCGGGCACCCGGTGGCCGTGGCGGAGCTGGAGCAGCTGCACGGTCCACTCGACGTCGGCGATGCCGCCCCGGCCGAGCTTGGTGTGGGTGAGCGGGTCCGCGCCCCGGGGCAGCCGCTCGGTCTCCACCCGGGCCTTGATCCGGCGGATCTCGATGATCTGCTCCCTGGTCAGCCCCTTCGGCGGGTAGCGCAGCTCGGCCACGAGCTCCAGGAATTCCTCGCCGAGCGAGACCGACCCGGCCACCGGGCGGGCACGCAGCAGCGCCTGTGCCTCCCAGGTGTGCGACCAGGTGGCGTAGTAGCGCCGGTGCGAGGAGATGCTGCGGACCAGCGGCCCCTGCCTGCCCTCCGGCCGCAGGTCGGCGTCGATGCCGAGGGGCGGGTCGGACGAGGGCAGCGAGAGCAGCCGCCGCAGGTGCTCGGCGATCGCCAGCGCGTGCCCCTGCGCGGTGTCCTCGGGCATCCCCGGCGGCGGGTCGTAGACGAACATCACGTCGGCGTCGGAGGGGTAGCTCACCTCGTAGCCGCCGAGCCGGCCCATCCCGATGATGGTGAAGCGCAGGTCCTCGGGGGCGTCGGCGGCGAGCCGGGCGACCGCGAGACCGGCGGTGAGGGTGGCGTCGGTGACGTCGCTGAGCGCCTGGCCGACGCCGTCCAGCGTCACCTTCGGGTCGAGCGCGATCTCACCCGCCGCGGAGAGCAGGTCGGCGCAGGCGATGCGGAAGAGCTCCCGCCGCCGCAGCCCTCGAACCGCACGGATCGCCTGCTCCGGCTGGGTGTGCCGGGCAGCAGCGTGGACCATCGCGTCGATGAGCGCCTGGCGCGGCCGGGGCAGCAGCTCGGCGTCCTGCGCCAGCAGGCGCAGCGCCTCGGGGTCGCGTTCGAGCAGGTCGGTGACGTAACGGGAGGTGCCGAGCAGCCGGGCCAGGCGCAGCGCGACCGGGCCCTCGTCGCGAAGGAGTCGCAGGTACCAGGGGGTGGTGCCGAGCTTCTCCGAGACCCGGCGATAGGCGAGCAGTCCCGCGTCCGGGTCGGGGTCGTCGGCCCACTCGTCCAGCATCACCGGCAGCAGGGTGCGCTGGATCGACGCCGTCCGCGAGACGCCGCCGGTCAGCGCCTCGATGTGGCGCAGTGCCCCGACGGGGTCGGCGTAACCGAGGGTGGTGAGCCGGTCCTTCGCCGCGTCGGCGCTCAGCGTGAGGTCGCCCGAGGGCACCTTCGCCACCGCGTCGAGGAGGGGGCGGTAGAAGAGCTTGGCGTGGAGTCGGCGTACCTCCGCGGCATGCGCGACCCAGTCGGCACGGAAGGCCTCGACGGCGTCGCGCGTCCCACCCGCCCGGTAGCCCAGGCCGTGCGCGAGCCACCGCAGCGCCGTGGGCTCGGTCGGGACGGTGTGGGTACGCCGCAACCGCTGCACCTGCAGCCGGTGCTCCACCTGCCGCAGGAACCGGTAGCCCAGGGCGAGCGCCTCCCCGTCCCGGCGCCCGATATACCCGCCGGTGACGAGCGCGTGCAGTGCGGGCAGCGTGCCGGTGTGCCGCAGCGTGGTGTCGCCCCGCCCGTGCACGAGCTGGAGCAGCTGCACCGCGAACTCGATGTCGCGCAGCCCGCCCGGACCCCGCTTGATCTCCCGATCACGCTCCCCGGCCGCGACCTGGGCGATGATCCGGCGGCGCATGTGCCGGATCTCGTCGACCGCCTCGGGGCGTTCGGCGGCGGTCCAGATCAGTGGTTCGAGGTCGGCGAGCCAGCGCTCGCCGAGCTCGATGTCACCGGCGGCGGGCCGGGCCTTGAGCAGCGCCTGGAATTCCCACGTCTTGGCCCAGCGGTGGTAATAGGCCCGGTGGCTCGCCATGGTCCGCACGAGCGGTCCCTGGCTGCCCTCGGGGCGCAGGTTGGCGTCGACCGGCCAGGCGACCTGCCCGCAGATCTCCATCATCCCGGCGGCGACGGTGGTGGCGGCACCGAGGTCGGCGTCCTCCTCCGCGACGAAGATGACATCCACATCGGAGACGTAGTTGAGCTCGCCACCACCGCACTTGCCCATCGCGATGACGGCGAGCTTCGGCCGCCGGCCGACCCGGGCCGCGGCGATCTCGAAACCGGCCCGCAGCGTGGCGTCGGCGAGTCTGGTGAGCGCGGTCATCGTCCGCTCGACGTCGACGCCCCCGGCGAGGTCGTCGGCGGCGATGCGCAGGATCTCGTGGAGGTAGGCGAGCCGCAGGTGCGCGACGCTCGTCGTGGGCAGCTCGGTGACGGGCGAACCGACGAGAGCGGTGATCTCGGCCGGGTTGGCGACGAGGTGGTCCCCGAGGGTGGAGCTGGCGCCGAGCACCGCGACGAGCCGCTGCCTGAGCAGCGGATTCTCGCTGAGGTCCAGCTCTACACCGGCACGCAGGGCGGACTCGACCAGCCGGTCCATCTGCCGAGCCGCGAGCTCCGGATCCGCCGCGCCCAGGGCGAAGGCCTCACGCCGGGAGATCATCTAGTGGCCGTGCCCGTTGCCGTTGCCGAGCAGCGGCAGGGCGCTGGGCCGCTGCGTCGACACGTTCCGGCCCAGGGCGAGGTCGGCGAAGCGCCGGGCGAAGGGCTGCCACACCTCGAACAGGTCGTCCATGACCGCGTCGACCGACTCGACCAGCTGCTCCGGGTCGCGGCCCTGCTCGCGCAGCCAGTCGGCGTTGTTCTCGACCCACCCGGCGAACATGGCGGTGTCGCACTCGATGTGGAACTGGGTGCCCCATGCCCGATCGCCGAGGCGGAAGGCCTGGTGCGGGAAGCGGGGCGAGGCGGCGAGCAGCTTCGCCATCAGCGGCAGCTCGGTGATCTCGTCGAAGTGCCACTGGAGTACGTCGGGTGCGAACGGCACCGCGGCGAAGAGCGGATCGTTCTCGGCCTGGTCGCGCCGGGCCACCAGCCCCGGACCGATCTCCGGCCCGGACGGCGCGCGCTCGACCAGGCCGCCGTGCGCCTGGGCCAGGAGCTGCCCGCCGAGGCAGAGCGCCAGGGTCGGCACGCGGTGCCGGACCGCCTTGCGCAGCAGCCCCTCCATCTGCGGAAACCACGGCGCACCGGGCTGCCCCGCGTCGTCGGGGTAGGCGTTCTGGTCGCCGCCGAGCACGATCAGCGAGTTGAAGGACTCCAGGTCGGCGGGGAGCTCCTCGCCCGCGTGGGCGCGGATGACGGAGAGCTCCAGCCCTGCGTCGGTGAGCCACTCCCCCAGCCGCCGGATGTCATCGGTCGGGTCGTTCTCGATCACGAGTGCGGTCGCCACGCCTCCTAGGGTAGGACGAGCTCCGCGAGGAGCATCCGGTGGTCACCTCCCGGCAGTCCGAAGACGTGGCAGTCGCGGACGCCGATCCGCCGGTCGGCGAGCACGTGATCGATGGTCACGGGCGGGAGGAGGTCCCCGTCATAGGGCCCCCACGTGCCGACGAACCCGTCACCGGTCACCTCGGCGGCGTCGCGGTAACCGGTGTCGACGAGTCGGCGTACCGGTGCGTGGTCGAGGGTGGCGTTGAAGTCGCCGAGCAGCACCCGGAGCCGGCCGTCCGGCGTGGCGGGCGGCTCGTCCCGATAGCTGGCCCGCCAGTAGCCGACCATCTCGGCGCTGTAGGGCGAGGCGGCGTGCACCGACTCCACCGCGACCGTCACGCCGCCGGGCAGGACCAGGTCGGCGTGGGCCTGCCGGAACCAGGAGTCGCCGACCCGCCTGGTGGCTCCGTCACGCAGCTCGTAGCGGGAGAAGAGGGCCGAGCCGTCCTGCCCCGCGTCGATCGCCACATAGCGATAGGCGAAGACGTCGCCGATCCCCGCCGCATCCGCCCTCGCCAGCCAATCGTCGGTCATCTCCTGCACGGCGAGCAGATCCACCCGGTGCACCCGGGCCAGCCGGATGATCTCGGCCGGATCGGCCCTCCCGGCGTAGACGTTGCTGGTGGCGACCCGCAGGTCGAGCCCCGTGGCCCCGGCCTGCGGGTCGCTGTCGGTGAACGCTCGCGGCAGCACACAGGCCACCAGCGCGACGGCGGTCACGGCAGCGACGGCCGTCGCGCCCCACCGCCGCGTCCAGGCGACGACGGGTACGAGCACCAACGCACCCAGCGCAACATAGGGAGTGAAAGCCATCAATTGAGTTGTCGGGTACCGGTCATCCCAACCGATGAGTCGAAACACCGCCCATACCGCACCCGGGACCACCGCCGCCCACACGAGCGCTCGTCTCCACATGCCGTCATCCCAGCAAACCAGGGCTGCGGGCTGGTGGCGTTCCTGTGCCCATCGTGTGAAGATGGGCGACCGTGACCCTCCACCCCGCTCCGCTCCAGGCCGGCGACGCCGTTGCCCTCGTCTGCCCCGCTGGTCCCGTGCCGCACGACCGGCTCGACATCGCCGTCGGCGTCCTCGCCTCATGGGGTCTGGAGGTCAGGGTCGCCCCACACGTACGCCTGAAGCACGACACCTACCTCGCCGGCACCGATGAGCAGCGGCTCGGGGACCTCAACGCCGCGCTCGCCGACCCGGAGATCCGCGGCGTGCTCGCCGTCCGGGGCGGTTACGGCATGCAGCGCATCGTCGACCGCGTCGACTTCGACGCCGTTCGCCGCGACCCGAAGCTCGTCATGGGCTTCTCCGACATCACCGCCCTGCACCTGGCGCTGTGGGCGGAGACCGGCCTCGCCACCGTGCTCGGCCCGGTCGTGGCGCAGTTCGACAAGGGCGCCGACTCGCCCACGACGCTCGGTGCCCGGCACAGCCTCATGTCGGCCGAGCCCGTCGAGGTGCGGGCCGATCCGGCCGAGTCCACCGCGTCGGTACGGGTCGGCGGCGTCGCCACCGGCACCCTGATCGGCGGCAACCTCTGCCTGATCGACGCGACGATCGGCACCCGGCACTCACCGGAGCTGGACGGCGCGATCCTGCTGATCGAGGACGTCTTCGAGGCTCCCTACAAGGTGGACCGGATGCTGACGCACCTGCTCCGCAGCGGCCTGCTCGACCGGGTCGCCGGTGTCGCGGTGGGCCAGTTCACCGACTGCGCCGACGGCTGGCCGGTCACCGCGGCGGAGGTGATCGGCGAACGTCTGGGCGGGTTGGGCGTACCGGTGCTGGGTGGTCTGCCGATCGGCCACGGCGTCGACAACATCGCGATCGGGCACGGCGTCCAGGCGACCCTCGACGCCACCGCGGGCACCCTCACGGTCGCCCCCGCCACCCATGATCCCCGCAACTCCTGAAGAGTTGGTGTTGATGGCTCTCCCCCGGTACTGTAAAACTTGAGCGACTGCTCAAGGAGGTCACCGAGATGCCCGCACCTGCACGCATCTACTTCGCCGCCGGCTGCGGACCGTGCCAGCGTGCCCGGGCGTTCGTCGAGCGCCGCCGCCCCACCGGCCTGCAATTCATCGATGCCCAGGAGTACCCGGGCGGGCTGTGGCGGTTGCGGTACGAGTCCGACAGCGGCATCCGGGCCGACGGGATCGCCGCCGTGGCCCGCGCGTTCAGCCACGCCGGACCGGGCTGGGCGGCGCTCGGGGCGCTGATGCGGCTCCCCGGTGTCGGCTGGCTGCTGCAGACCTGCGCCGACGCACTCGGCTACGGCCCCCGTTACGTCGGACCGGAGACGGAGATCGCATGTCGGATACCAAGACGAAGCTGATGGACGGCGCGATCGCGGCGATCAAGGAACACGGGATCGCGGGCGCCTCGGCGCGGGCTATCGCCACCTCGGCCGGGGTCAACCAGGCTCTCGTCTTCTATCACTTCGGCACCGTCGACGAACTGCTCACCGCGGCGTGCCAGCGGGCGACCGCCGAGCGGGTGGAGACCTACGCGGAGCGCTTCGCCGGGGTGACGAGCCTGCGCGGGCTGCTCGCCGTCGGCCGGCAGCTGCACGACGAGGAGCAGGAGCTCGGCAACGTCACCCTGCTGGCACAGCTCCTCGCGGGTGCCCGGACCAACCCGGTGCTCGCCGCGGCCTGCGCGCAGTCGCTGAAGATGTGGTCGGCCTCGATCGAGGCGGTCCTCACCCGGGTCCTCACCGGCTCCCCCTTCGCCGACCTCGCCGACATCGGCGGTCTGTCCAGGGCGATCTCCGCGGCGTTCCTGGGCCTGGAGCTCTACGAGGGCGTGGACCCCGCAGGCGCGGCCCAGGCCCTGGACGCCCTGGACCAGCTGGGCATCCTCATGGAGGTGGTCGACGAGCTGAGCCCCATGGCGAAGAAGCTCGTCCGCTCCCGCCTCCGCAAGGCCACCCGCTGAAATTCGCGTTGATCAAGGGAAGACTCGCCGCGAATCGGACACCCCCGATGGTGAGTCTTCCCTTGATCAACGCGAATATCGGTCAGGTCTTGGTGCGGGACAGGCCGTAGGTCAGGGCGTCCACCAGCGCGTGCCAGCTCGCCTCGACCACGTTTTCGTGTACGCCCACCGTCACCCAGGTCGTCAGGTCGTCCGTCGTCTCCAGCAGGACCCTGGTGATGGCACCGGTGCCGTGGGAGCCCTCCAGGATGCGGACCTTGTAATCGGTCAGTTCCAGGCTCGCCAGCTGCGGGAAGTGCTTGCTCAATGCCGTGCGCAGTGCCTCGTCCAGGGCATTGACGGGGCCGTTGCCCTCGGCGGTGGCGATGATCCGCTCCCCGCGTACGCGAACCTTCACGGTCCCCTCGCTGACCACGGCCCCGTCCTCGCGATGCTCCACGATCACCCGGTAGGACTCCAGCGTGAACGGGCTGGTGATCTCACCGAGAGCACCGCGGACCAGCAGCTCGAAGCTGGCGTCGGCGGCCTCGTAGGACCACCCCTCCGCCTCGCGCTGCTTCACCTGGTCGGTCACGGATGCCGCGACCTCCGGACGTCCGGCCAGGTCCAGTCCGAGCTCACGGCTCTTGAGCTCGATGCTGGCCCGGCCGGCCATCTCGGTGACCAGGATCTTCATGTCGTTGCCGACCACGATCGGGTCCACGTGGTTGTAGAGGACCGGGTCGACTTTGATCGCACTCGCGTGGATGCCCGCCTTGTGAGCGAAGGCAGCCGCCCCGACATAGGCCTGGTGGGTGTCGGGGGCGATATTGGCGATCTCGGCGATGGCATGCGAGACGCGCACCATCTGTTCCAGGCACCCGTCCGGTAGGACGGTCCGCCCGAGCTTGAGTTGGATGTTGGCCACGACAGCGAAGATGTCCGCGTTGCCCGGACGCTCGCCGTACCCATTGGCTGTGCCTTGAACGTGCTCGACCCCGGCCTCGACGGCCGCGATGGTATTGGCCACCGCGCAGCCGGTGTCGTTCTGGCAGTGGATGCCGAGCAGCGAGGGCGAGACGCCGAGCCGGGCGGTGAGGTCGCCGATCGCGGCGGAGATCCAGGACGGCAGCATGCCGCCGTTGGTGTCGCAGAGCACCACCCGTTCCGCACCCGCGCCGAACGCCGCCCGGGCCACCTCGGTGGCGTAGTCCGGGTCGTAGCGGAAGCCGTCGAAGAAGTGCTCGCAGTCGAGGAAGACGCGGCGGCCGTTGGCGACGAAGAAGCTCACCGTGTCGTGCACCATCGCGAGGTTCTCCTCGGGCGTGGTGCGCAGCGCGCGCTCGACATGCCGGATGTCCGACTTGGCAAAAAAGCAGACCACGGGGGTAAGCGTGTCGAGCATCGCGCGGACCAGCGGATCCTCTTCGACGTGTACGCCGGCCTTGCGGGTGGAGCCGAAAGCGACGAGCTTGGCGTGTTTCAGCTCCAGCTCCTCCCGGGCTCTGCGGAAGAACTCGGTGTCCTTGGGCATCGCACCGGGCCAGCCGCCCTCGATGAAACCCACACCGAACTCGTCGAGCAGCCGCGCGACCGCGAGCTTGTCGGCGACCGAGTAGCTGATCCCCTCGCTCTGGGCCCCGTCCCGCAGCGTGGTGTCAAAGATCTGCATTTCAGACTCTTTCCTGGGCAGTGTGGAGGGCGGCGGAAAACAAGAAGACCCCCCGCGGGTCGCGGGAGGTCTGCGCGTCGGCGAGGGCTCTGATGGCCTAACTGCGTCCGGCGCGCTCACTCGTAATAATCAGTACGAGGAAAGTCACGTCGAGTAGCCTTACACATCCCGTCCGGTGGATGGAAGCATCGTCCCACATTGTGGAGGTCCTGATGGGCATCGACGCACTCATGGCAGCCCTGCCGGACTACGCGAAGGACATTCGGCTCAATCTTGGTTCGGTCATCGACGACTCCCTCCTCACCGAGCAGCAGCTCTGGGGGACTCTGCTGGCCAGCGCCATCGCCGCTCGGAGCGCTGTGGTGATCCGCGAGGTCGGCGCCGACGCGGTCCTGCACCTCGGTGCCGAGGCATTGCAGGCGGCCAAGGCAGCGGCCTCGATCATGGCGATGAGCAATGTGTTCTATCGGGCCAAGGATCTGATCGGGGACGAGGCGTATCTGTCGTTGCCTGCGCGACTGCGGATGACCGCGGTGGGGCGGCCCGGGGTGGACAGGGTGGATTTCAAGCTGTGGTGCCTGGGGGTCAGCGCCGTTCATGGGTGCGGGGTGTGTTTGTCCTCGCACTCCGCGGCGGTGGTGGCCGCTGGGATTGCGGTGGAGGTGGCGCACGAAGTGTTTCGGGTGGCTGCTGTGGTTCATGCGGTTGCGGTCACTGTGGACGGTGAGGCCGCATTGGGGTCGACCTTGGGGGTAGGTGATCCCGGCATGGGGCACCCCCAACCCCCGTCGTGGTCACGGTGAGGGGCAACCACCTGTTAGGTCAGCACGGTCCTGAGCGCCGCGGTGATCACACCGTTTTCCCTGAAGATGGCGTGATCATGGGCCTTGATCACACCGTTTTCCCCCAACTTGGTGTGATCTCCACGCACGGCGCGCGGGAGCGGGGTTCGCGCAGCTGGTGATCGCGTCAAGTTCGGGGATTTAGACGTGATCTTGGATCGTGATCACGTCTAAATCCCCGAACTTGACGCGATCACCGCAAAGGAAGCGTCGTTGGCGAGCTCCGCGGCGGCATGTGTGATCTGCGAGGCCCGCAGGGAAGGGGGCGGCGCACACCCGCACCGCGCGGACCAGCTCAAACAACCACCACCTCCTCGTCGGCGCGCCCTTAAACCCCCTCCCGACCGCGAGATGCCACAAACCGCCGCACCACCACGAGCGCGCCGCAAGATCGTCGCAACTCTTGAAGAGTTGGTCCCGATAACACCAACTCTTCAAGAGTTGCGACGATCTTGCGGGGGGCATGACCGCCCTGCGGGACCGGGTCCTGCCCGCGGTCCCCGATCGCCACCTCCTGGTTACCCTGGAAAACGTGACCACCGAACCCCGCGACCGTTCCATCCGCTTCGCCGCGGTCTTCAACTTCCGCGACGTCGGCGGGCTCACGACCGCCGCCGGACAGACGGTGAAGCACCGCCGGCTGTTCCGCGCCGACACGCTGTCGAGACTCGCGGACGCCGATCGGGAGGCGTACAACGCGCTGGGCGTACGCACGGTCATCGATCTACGCAGGCATGAGGAGGTGCTGAGCGGACGGGCACCGGAGTGGGCCGCGCCGACCTACATCCACCACCACATCGACCACCCCTACTGGAACAGGGCCGACTACCGCGAGGAGCTCGGGGTGGTGGCCTTTCTCAGCGATCGTTATCGGGAGCTGACCACGCACGGTGCCCGCGACCTGGCGCAGATCGTCGAGGTGATCGCAGATCCGGAGAGCGGGCCGGTCGTGGTGCACTGTGTGGCCGGGAAGGACCGGACCGGAACGGTGATCGCGTTGACGTTGGAGCTGCTCGGGGTGCCCGACGAGGAGATCGCGGCCGATTACGCGCTGACGGAGCGGTCCGAGGACGCCTACTCGCGGTGGGCATCGGTCAATGTGCCCGGGTTCGCGGAGGCGCCGCCGGTGCCCTACTACGTGAGTACGCCCGGCGAAGCGATGCTCAATACGCTGTCGCACCTGCGGGCGGAGCACGGCACGATCACGAACTACCTGGTGAACGCAGGCCTCAAGCCCCAGTCGATCGAATCGCT
It contains:
- a CDS encoding metallophosphoesterase: MALYVVGDVHGHLVQLTDALQEAGLIGDSGGWVGGTDKLWFLGDLTDRGPDGIGVIDLIRGLQPQAAAAGGEVGCVIGNHDLLLYGAKLVPNAPVSEVRSVVQVWALNGGQDSDLVGLTPDRQDWIAALPAVALIDDHLLIHADTTGYLEFGDSIAEINAYVRGFVAHPDPATFGIQTRVLFRRFEFLDAKRGITNVKAMLAALGGSRIVHGHSTIPETFGVAPNDVDGPVVYAGGLAVAADTGIALGSACVPVKLT
- a CDS encoding type 1 glutamine amidotransferase, which gives rise to MATALVIENDPTDDIRRLGEWLTDAGLELSVIRAHAGEELPADLESFNSLIVLGGDQNAYPDDAGQPGAPWFPQMEGLLRKAVRHRVPTLALCLGGQLLAQAHGGLVERAPSGPEIGPGLVARRDQAENDPLFAAVPFAPDVLQWHFDEITELPLMAKLLAASPRFPHQAFRLGDRAWGTQFHIECDTAMFAGWVENNADWLREQGRDPEQLVESVDAVMDDLFEVWQPFARRFADLALGRNVSTQRPSALPLLGNGNGHGH
- a CDS encoding endonuclease/exonuclease/phosphatase family protein translates to MWRRALVWAAVVPGAVWAVFRLIGWDDRYPTTQLMAFTPYVALGALVLVPVVAWTRRWGATAVAAVTAVALVACVLPRAFTDSDPQAGATGLDLRVATSNVYAGRADPAEIIRLARVHRVDLLAVQEMTDDWLARADAAGIGDVFAYRYVAIDAGQDGSALFSRYELRDGATRRVGDSWFRQAHADLVLPGGVTVAVESVHAASPYSAEMVGYWRASYRDEPPATPDGRLRVLLGDFNATLDHAPVRRLVDTGYRDAAEVTGDGFVGTWGPYDGDLLPPVTIDHVLADRRIGVRDCHVFGLPGGDHRMLLAELVLP
- a CDS encoding S66 peptidase family protein; the encoded protein is MTLHPAPLQAGDAVALVCPAGPVPHDRLDIAVGVLASWGLEVRVAPHVRLKHDTYLAGTDEQRLGDLNAALADPEIRGVLAVRGGYGMQRIVDRVDFDAVRRDPKLVMGFSDITALHLALWAETGLATVLGPVVAQFDKGADSPTTLGARHSLMSAEPVEVRADPAESTASVRVGGVATGTLIGGNLCLIDATIGTRHSPELDGAILLIEDVFEAPYKVDRMLTHLLRSGLLDRVAGVAVGQFTDCADGWPVTAAEVIGERLGGLGVPVLGGLPIGHGVDNIAIGHGVQATLDATAGTLTVAPATHDPRNS
- a CDS encoding TetR/AcrR family transcriptional regulator translates to MSDTKTKLMDGAIAAIKEHGIAGASARAIATSAGVNQALVFYHFGTVDELLTAACQRATAERVETYAERFAGVTSLRGLLAVGRQLHDEEQELGNVTLLAQLLAGARTNPVLAAACAQSLKMWSASIEAVLTRVLTGSPFADLADIGGLSRAISAAFLGLELYEGVDPAGAAQALDALDQLGILMEVVDELSPMAKKLVRSRLRKATR
- the cimA gene encoding citramalate synthase — translated: MQIFDTTLRDGAQSEGISYSVADKLAVARLLDEFGVGFIEGGWPGAMPKDTEFFRRAREELELKHAKLVAFGSTRKAGVHVEEDPLVRAMLDTLTPVVCFFAKSDIRHVERALRTTPEENLAMVHDTVSFFVANGRRVFLDCEHFFDGFRYDPDYATEVARAAFGAGAERVVLCDTNGGMLPSWISAAIGDLTARLGVSPSLLGIHCQNDTGCAVANTIAAVEAGVEHVQGTANGYGERPGNADIFAVVANIQLKLGRTVLPDGCLEQMVRVSHAIAEIANIAPDTHQAYVGAAAFAHKAGIHASAIKVDPVLYNHVDPIVVGNDMKILVTEMAGRASIELKSRELGLDLAGRPEVAASVTDQVKQREAEGWSYEAADASFELLVRGALGEITSPFTLESYRVIVEHREDGAVVSEGTVKVRVRGERIIATAEGNGPVNALDEALRTALSKHFPQLASLELTDYKVRILEGSHGTGAITRVLLETTDDLTTWVTVGVHENVVEASWHALVDALTYGLSRTKT
- a CDS encoding carboxymuconolactone decarboxylase family protein, coding for MGIDALMAALPDYAKDIRLNLGSVIDDSLLTEQQLWGTLLASAIAARSAVVIREVGADAVLHLGAEALQAAKAAASIMAMSNVFYRAKDLIGDEAYLSLPARLRMTAVGRPGVDRVDFKLWCLGVSAVHGCGVCLSSHSAAVVAAGIAVEVAHEVFRVAAVVHAVAVTVDGEAALGSTLGVGDPGMGHPQPPSWSR
- a CDS encoding tyrosine-protein phosphatase, with amino-acid sequence MTTEPRDRSIRFAAVFNFRDVGGLTTAAGQTVKHRRLFRADTLSRLADADREAYNALGVRTVIDLRRHEEVLSGRAPEWAAPTYIHHHIDHPYWNRADYREELGVVAFLSDRYRELTTHGARDLAQIVEVIADPESGPVVVHCVAGKDRTGTVIALTLELLGVPDEEIAADYALTERSEDAYSRWASVNVPGFAEAPPVPYYVSTPGEAMLNTLSHLRAEHGTITNYLVNAGLKPQSIESLRAKLLDEPR